The Cherax quadricarinatus isolate ZL_2023a chromosome 20, ASM3850222v1, whole genome shotgun sequence genome has a window encoding:
- the LOC138853002 gene encoding uncharacterized protein produces MSKQNTQWESQDFSDLLRQCLDSCALCNTGQQQQEDEEFEHAIISKFDRNYSETEFDNNDLERHQDVGLDADSEERPPDMEDPVSVDQNEGIGESDNQEGEENSEELRQ; encoded by the exons ATGAGCAAACAGAACACTCAGTGGGAGAGTCAGGACTTTAGTGACTTGTTGAGGCAA TGCTTGGATAGCTGCGCCCTGTGCAACACAGGCCAGCAACAGCAGGAGGACGAGGAGTTTGAGCACGCTATCATTAGCAAATTTGATAGAAATTACTCCGAGACTGAATTTGACAACAATGATCTGGAGCGCCATCAGGATGTGGGTTTGGATGCTGACAGCGAGGAACGTCCTCCCGATATGGAAGATCCTGTCTCAGTGGACCAAAATGAAGGCATAGGTGAATCGGACAATCAGGAGGGTGAGGAGAACTCAGAAGAGTTGCGTCAGTAG